A single window of Motacilla alba alba isolate MOTALB_02 chromosome 12, Motacilla_alba_V1.0_pri, whole genome shotgun sequence DNA harbors:
- the LOC119706188 gene encoding oleosin-B6-like isoform X1 produces the protein MGAALLQQKEPARPTGLSPGKGANAGGGLSEGRGEARCARGKPRHPTAHKRRPLFILLLLETMTATKERHESARAQRRSETPVPIRDADSCAAAGPAARPGTPGCPAGREPRRERGPGQSRERSAASAARRRRRGQRALCRRKSRVPPELGAPRTALATRSQQGAASPGGSALPTAPPRPGPAASALPAARTAPSCEAAEAPAPGAAGQPGPNSPALLPAAADKVPPETTPKKKKKSHSKKKKKKKKKKKKKGKEKSRLPSSTEHWRWGV, from the coding sequence ATGGGGGCCgctctcctgcagcagaaagaGCCCGCCCGCCCCACGGGGCTCAGTCCCGGCAAAGGTGCGAATGCCGGGGGCGGGTTGAGCGAGGGACGAGGCGAAGCGAGGTGTGCGCGGGGCAAGCCGCGACACCCAACAGCGCACAAGCGCCGGCCTCTTTTCATCCTGTTACTTCTTGAAACAATGACAGCAACAAAGGAGCGCCACGAAAGTGCCCGCGCCCAGAGGAGGTCGGAGACGCCGGTGCCCATACGGGACGCcgacagctgtgctgctgccggCCCAGCAGCCAGACCGGGCACGCCAGGCtgcccggcggggcgggagccGCGGAGGGAGCGGGGGCCGGGACAGAGCCGGGAGCGGAGTGCCGCCTCCGCTGCAAGACGCCGTCGGCGGGGGCAAAGGGCTCTGTGCCGCCGCAAGTCCCGGGTGCCCCCCGAGCTCGGAGCCCCCCGGACAGCGCTGGCGACCCGCTCCCAACAGGGGGCGGCCTCGCCCGGCGGCTCTGCCCTTCCGACGGCTCctccgcgccccggccccgctgccagcGCCCTCCCGGCTGCGCGCACCGCGCCGAGCTGCGAGGCGGCGGAGGCACCTGCGCCCGGGGCCGCGGGACAGCCCGGCCCTAACAGCCCGGCCCTTCTGCCCGCAGCAGCTGACAAGGTACCGCCAGAAAcgacaccaaaaaaaaaaaaaaaatcccacagtaaaaaaaaaaaaaaaaaaaaaaaaaaaaaaaaaaaaaaaggaaaagaaaaaagcagactGCCCAGCAGCACGGAGCACTGGAGATGGGGAGTGTGA
- the LOC119706188 gene encoding translation initiation factor IF-2-like isoform X2: protein MGAALLQQKEPARPTGLSPGKATKERHESARAQRRSETPVPIRDADSCAAAGPAARPGTPGCPAGREPRRERGPGQSRERSAASAARRRRRGQRALCRRKSRVPPELGAPRTALATRSQQGAASPGGSALPTAPPRPGPAASALPAARTAPSCEAAEAPAPGAAGQPGPNSPALLPAAADKVPPETTPKKKKKSHSKKKKKKKKKKKKKGKEKSRLPSSTEHWRWGV from the exons ATGGGGGCCgctctcctgcagcagaaagaGCCCGCCCGCCCCACGGGGCTCAGTCCCGGCAAAG CAACAAAGGAGCGCCACGAAAGTGCCCGCGCCCAGAGGAGGTCGGAGACGCCGGTGCCCATACGGGACGCcgacagctgtgctgctgccggCCCAGCAGCCAGACCGGGCACGCCAGGCtgcccggcggggcgggagccGCGGAGGGAGCGGGGGCCGGGACAGAGCCGGGAGCGGAGTGCCGCCTCCGCTGCAAGACGCCGTCGGCGGGGGCAAAGGGCTCTGTGCCGCCGCAAGTCCCGGGTGCCCCCCGAGCTCGGAGCCCCCCGGACAGCGCTGGCGACCCGCTCCCAACAGGGGGCGGCCTCGCCCGGCGGCTCTGCCCTTCCGACGGCTCctccgcgccccggccccgctgccagcGCCCTCCCGGCTGCGCGCACCGCGCCGAGCTGCGAGGCGGCGGAGGCACCTGCGCCCGGGGCCGCGGGACAGCCCGGCCCTAACAGCCCGGCCCTTCTGCCCGCAGCAGCTGACAAGGTACCGCCAGAAAcgacaccaaaaaaaaaaaaaaaatcccacagtaaaaaaaaaaaaaaaaaaaaaaaaaaaaaaaaaaaaaaaggaaaagaaaaaagcagactGCCCAGCAGCACGGAGCACTGGAGATGGGGAGTGTGA